Proteins found in one Zea mays cultivar B73 chromosome 1, Zm-B73-REFERENCE-NAM-5.0, whole genome shotgun sequence genomic segment:
- the LOC109943617 gene encoding uncharacterized protein, whose protein sequence is MHNVWFGLNPGAFNFRHLNGTMELYFTHQTVVEPYAVPVQMPPFPKHIFLNLDDIAELPNRTLVDIMAIVVHLDTIHRTMWGTFRKIVIMDARWSLHTIKVWGDLLNKNALRWALANENYSIIIGTMFRRFRKQECLESTDHTTIHFKPFHHNTHYFEPIQKALVARNDRQFAVRYLDEQRRR, encoded by the exons ATGCACAACGTATGGTTTGGTCTTAATCCGGGTGCATTTAATTTTCGACATCTAAATGGTACCATGGAGTTGTATTTCACCCACCAAACTGTCGTAGAGCCATACGCTGTCCCAGTTCAAATGCCGCCATTTCCAAAACATATATTCTTGAACCTTGATGATATTGCCGAGCTGCCAAACAGGACTTTAGTTG ACATTATGGCTATTGTAGTCCACTTGGATACAATCCATCGCACAATGTGGGGTACATTCAGGAAGATTGTTATAATGGATGCtag GTGGTCTTTACATACCATTAAAGTTTGGGGCGATTTACTAAACAAAAATGCACTACGCTGGGCGTTGGCTAATGAGAATTATAGCATCATAATTGGGACCATGTTTCGGCGGTTCAGAAAACAAG AGTGTCTCGAATCAACTGACCATACAACAATACACTTCAAACCGTTCCATCACAACACCCATTATTTTGAAC CAATTCAAAAGGCTTTGGTGGCGCGAAACGATCGTCAGTTTGCTGTTAGATATCTTGACGAACAAAGGCGTAGATAG